One Cytophagia bacterium CHB2 genomic region harbors:
- a CDS encoding ABC transporter permease → MLFKIAFRNVFRQKRRTILTGLTILGGFILSALAIGISDGTYTSVIDLFTRTRLGHIQIHAQGYLDKPSLYKTIDNFSEVGKRVQQLPGVASWTPRLYSAGLVAVGEKSAGVQIIGIDTEREIAATRFDRKIVAGRIFSQNATPEAILGKGLAKVVHAEVGDEIVVLSQAADGSIANALYHVAGISDSGDEFADRMAFYLPLPEAQELLALPQRVHEIVVIAHDLEEVDELTEELRSTFAGPDLAIAPWQEFARSFYDAMKMDQQGTWISLFIILLIVAIGVLNTVLMSVLERTREYGVLKAVGTQPAQIFKLVLYEVNVITLVSVILGAACAVALNYWLSLRGIALPEPFTFAGVEFKAMYSEVNLRSLLIPTITVIVTANLVSLFPSVKAAHIEPARALRLH, encoded by the coding sequence ATGCTCTTCAAAATCGCCTTTCGCAATGTTTTTCGCCAGAAACGCCGCACCATTTTGACCGGCCTCACGATTCTGGGTGGATTCATTCTCTCGGCGCTGGCCATCGGCATTTCGGACGGCACCTACACCTCCGTGATCGACCTGTTCACGCGCACCCGCCTAGGTCACATTCAGATTCACGCGCAGGGCTATCTCGACAAACCTTCGCTTTACAAAACCATCGACAACTTCTCGGAGGTCGGGAAGAGAGTTCAACAACTCCCGGGCGTAGCCTCCTGGACGCCGCGTTTGTATTCGGCAGGTTTGGTCGCGGTCGGAGAAAAGAGTGCGGGTGTGCAGATCATTGGCATCGACACCGAACGCGAGATTGCGGCCACCCGCTTTGACCGAAAAATTGTCGCTGGAAGAATTTTTTCGCAGAATGCCACACCCGAGGCCATTTTGGGCAAAGGTCTGGCGAAGGTTGTGCATGCCGAGGTGGGAGACGAAATTGTGGTTCTCTCGCAGGCGGCGGACGGCTCGATTGCCAACGCATTGTATCACGTTGCGGGAATCTCCGACAGCGGCGATGAGTTTGCCGATCGCATGGCCTTCTATCTGCCCTTGCCGGAAGCGCAAGAGCTGCTGGCGCTGCCACAGCGGGTGCACGAAATCGTCGTCATCGCGCACGATCTTGAGGAGGTTGATGAACTCACCGAAGAATTGAGATCGACGTTTGCCGGCCCTGATCTCGCCATCGCGCCCTGGCAGGAATTTGCCAGATCTTTTTATGATGCCATGAAAATGGATCAGCAGGGGACTTGGATCAGCTTGTTCATTATTCTGCTGATTGTGGCGATCGGCGTATTGAACACCGTGCTGATGTCGGTGTTGGAGCGCACCCGCGAATATGGTGTGTTGAAAGCCGTCGGCACGCAACCGGCGCAAATTTTCAAACTCGTGCTGTATGAAGTGAATGTCATCACTCTGGTGAGTGTCATCCTGGGCGCGGCTTGCGCCGTGGCGCTGAATTACTGGCTTTCCCTGCGCGGCATCGCGCTGCCCGAGCCGTTCACTTTTGCCGGCGTTGAGTTCAAAGCCATGTACAGCGAGGTGAATCTGCGCAGCCTGCTCATTCCGACCATCACGGTAATCGTGACGGCGAATCTCGTCAGCCTGTTTCCTTCGGTGAAAGCGGCACACATCGAGCCGGCGCGTGCATTGCGGCTGCATTGA